A genomic stretch from Bosea sp. F3-2 includes:
- a CDS encoding cytochrome C oxidase subunit IV family protein, protein MAQPAAHNDAQQHPIKLYLVVWVWLFILSTCSYLVDYFGLVGYLRWSLILLFMMLKAGLIVAVFMHMAWERLALTYAILTPPLALIVFVGIMVFESHYTLFSRLTFFAAGS, encoded by the coding sequence ATGGCACAGCCAGCCGCTCATAACGATGCGCAACAGCACCCGATCAAGCTCTACCTCGTGGTCTGGGTCTGGCTGTTCATCCTCAGCACCTGCTCCTATCTGGTCGATTATTTCGGCCTGGTCGGCTACCTGCGCTGGTCGCTGATCCTGCTCTTCATGATGTTGAAAGCGGGCTTGATCGTCGCAGTCTTCATGCATATGGCCTGGGAGCGGCTGGCGTTGACCTATGCGATCCTCACCCCGCCGCTGGCGCTCATCGTCTTCGTCGGGATCATGGTCTTCGAGTCGCACTACACGCTCTTCAGCCGGCTGACGTTCTTCGCGGCTGGCTCATGA
- a CDS encoding IclR family transcriptional regulator, whose protein sequence is MTIAAVERALKLMEALAGEPDGVDLSLLAERLDLPFSATHRLLATLAERGFVTQDPHSGAYGLTLKLSQLAFRDLDSRGLPDAGQIVLDRLAAATREYCRLAVVEGDDLVWIARAQGATAGLRYEPPMGAGPVLHATATGKAWLASLPETEALRIVFARGFEAENRVGPNALTDVDTLRAHLGETRRRGFAEAVEEGEIGIVAMATTFRAGLDPAAPVAGTLSVAGPLPRMLAERRPAIAEALRRAAIEMAEIWPLRRRQIQPSKAAPPTPAGEIQEAGASA, encoded by the coding sequence GTGACGATCGCAGCCGTCGAGCGCGCGTTGAAGCTGATGGAGGCGCTGGCCGGAGAGCCGGACGGCGTCGATCTCAGCCTGCTCGCCGAGCGGCTCGACCTGCCATTCAGCGCGACGCACCGCCTGCTGGCGACGCTGGCCGAACGGGGTTTCGTCACGCAGGATCCTCATTCCGGCGCCTACGGCCTGACGCTCAAGCTCTCCCAGCTCGCCTTCCGCGACCTCGACAGCCGCGGCCTGCCAGATGCGGGGCAGATCGTGCTCGACAGGCTCGCGGCGGCAACGCGAGAATATTGCAGGCTCGCGGTGGTCGAGGGCGACGATCTCGTCTGGATCGCCCGCGCGCAGGGCGCGACGGCCGGGCTGCGCTACGAGCCGCCCATGGGCGCCGGCCCCGTCCTGCATGCGACCGCAACCGGCAAGGCCTGGCTCGCCTCGCTGCCGGAGACGGAAGCGCTGCGCATCGTCTTCGCTCGCGGCTTCGAGGCCGAGAACCGCGTCGGACCGAACGCGCTCACGGATGTCGACACCCTTCGCGCCCATCTCGGCGAAACCCGCCGGCGCGGCTTCGCCGAGGCCGTGGAGGAAGGCGAGATCGGTATCGTCGCCATGGCGACGACCTTCCGCGCCGGTCTGGACCCTGCCGCGCCCGTCGCCGGAACATTGAGCGTCGCCGGCCCGCTGCCCCGCATGCTCGCGGAGCGCCGCCCGGCCATTGCGGAGGCGCTGCGGCGCGCCGCCATCGAGATGGCCGAGATCTGGCCGCTGCGCCGGCGGCAGATCCAGCCGTCGAAAGCCGCGCCGCCGACGCCAGCCGGCGAAATCCAGGAAGCAGGAGCATCGGCATGA
- a CDS encoding ABC transporter permease — protein sequence MSDGATTPILPAAATEQGRLRDWGSAIAWPLMSFTVLLAAWEWLVPLAHIPEYILPVPSAFFERLWTDRALIAQHTLVTANEIVLGFLMAAAISIPLGYIIVSVKILEKAIYPVIVFFQLVPKIAIAPLFVVWFGFGLFPKVLLTFLLCFFPTLVASMTGFRALDERVLYLTRSMGASAWQTFRYVRVPAALTYIFSGLKVSAVFAATGAIVGEFVGANAGLGYLLLRGTSFLDMPLIFACLVALSVVGILFSYIVDGLEVLLMPWQRKG from the coding sequence ATGAGCGACGGTGCCACCACGCCGATTCTGCCGGCAGCCGCGACGGAACAGGGCAGGTTGCGCGACTGGGGCTCCGCCATCGCCTGGCCGCTGATGAGCTTCACCGTGCTGCTCGCGGCCTGGGAGTGGCTGGTGCCACTCGCGCACATTCCCGAATACATTCTGCCGGTGCCGAGCGCCTTCTTCGAGCGGCTCTGGACCGACCGCGCGCTCATCGCCCAGCACACGCTGGTCACCGCCAACGAGATCGTGCTCGGCTTCCTGATGGCGGCGGCGATCTCGATCCCGCTCGGCTACATCATCGTCTCGGTGAAGATCCTGGAGAAGGCGATCTATCCGGTCATCGTCTTCTTCCAGCTCGTGCCGAAGATCGCGATCGCGCCGCTCTTCGTCGTCTGGTTCGGTTTCGGCCTGTTCCCGAAGGTGCTGCTCACCTTCCTGCTCTGCTTCTTTCCGACGCTGGTCGCGAGCATGACCGGCTTCCGCGCACTCGACGAGCGCGTGCTCTATCTCACCCGCTCGATGGGGGCCTCGGCCTGGCAGACCTTCCGCTATGTGCGGGTGCCGGCCGCGCTGACCTACATCTTCTCGGGGCTGAAGGTCTCCGCTGTCTTCGCCGCGACGGGCGCCATCGTCGGCGAGTTCGTCGGCGCCAATGCGGGGCTCGGCTATCTGCTGCTGCGCGGCACGAGCTTTCTCGACATGCCTCTAATTTTCGCCTGCCTCGTCGCGCTGAGCGTCGTCGGCATCCTGTTCAGCTACATCGTCGACGGCCTCGAGGTTCTGCTGATGCCGTGGCAACGCAAAGGCTAA
- a CDS encoding ABC transporter substrate-binding protein, with amino-acid sequence MNRRMLITAAAALALSASGALAQGAGKPMKITLNFLAAAPNAGFMLAKQMGLYEKAGINLTIEEGKGSGTTAQMVATGQTDIGFADAPAAMQLRTKGAPVKIIAPVLQTNGFAIIALEESGIASPKDLVGKKVAVQPGTAQTTLLDAILSSNQIDKSKVDIINIDPGAFVGALLEKKVDAILGGADFHSIQIRERGFKVRDLLYRDVGVPTVGLSIIARDDRIKADAELYRKFVEASLQGWDAARKNPDAAADAVVAQFPSVKKAQVLSQFEVVNKLLCAPGATALGKVPEANWAKSFELLTQYLGLPKDKPISDYYTTELLPASAPACP; translated from the coding sequence ATGAACAGACGCATGCTGATCACCGCCGCCGCGGCCCTTGCCCTCAGCGCCTCCGGCGCACTGGCGCAGGGCGCCGGCAAACCGATGAAGATCACGCTCAACTTCCTCGCCGCCGCCCCCAATGCCGGCTTCATGCTGGCCAAGCAGATGGGGCTCTACGAGAAGGCGGGGATCAACCTGACCATCGAGGAAGGCAAGGGCTCCGGCACCACCGCCCAGATGGTCGCGACCGGCCAGACCGATATCGGCTTCGCCGATGCTCCGGCCGCCATGCAACTGCGCACCAAGGGCGCGCCGGTGAAGATCATCGCGCCGGTGCTACAGACCAACGGCTTCGCCATCATCGCGCTTGAAGAATCGGGCATCGCCTCGCCGAAGGACCTCGTCGGCAAGAAGGTCGCGGTGCAGCCCGGCACGGCGCAGACCACCCTGCTCGATGCCATCCTCTCCAGCAACCAGATCGACAAGAGCAAGGTCGACATCATCAACATCGATCCCGGTGCCTTCGTCGGCGCGCTGCTTGAGAAGAAGGTCGACGCCATCCTCGGCGGCGCCGACTTCCACTCGATCCAGATCCGCGAGCGCGGCTTCAAGGTGCGCGACCTGCTCTATCGCGATGTCGGCGTGCCGACGGTGGGGCTCTCGATCATCGCCCGCGACGACCGGATCAAGGCCGACGCCGAGCTTTACAGGAAGTTCGTCGAGGCGAGCCTGCAAGGCTGGGATGCGGCCCGCAAGAATCCCGATGCGGCAGCCGACGCGGTCGTCGCGCAATTCCCGTCGGTGAAGAAGGCGCAGGTGCTGTCGCAGTTCGAGGTGGTCAACAAGCTACTCTGCGCTCCAGGGGCGACTGCCCTCGGCAAGGTTCCGGAAGCGAACTGGGCCAAGAGCTTCGAATTGCTGACGCAGTATCTCGGCCTGCCCAAGGACAAGCCGATCAGCGACTACTACACGACGGAACTGCTGCCCGCCTCGGCGCCGGCCTGCCCATAA
- a CDS encoding SDR family NAD(P)-dependent oxidoreductase has product MDARYNLAGRTAIVTGGGGGLGRGIAEALRNAGAAVELWDADPKRLQAVAAELGVGARQVDITDATMVDAAASAALVAHGRIDILVNNAGILGEVKPIWETDPQNFEAVLRVNLFGTYLVSRALIGRMRTQDPRAGIGGHPLRGHVVNIASIQGKEGMALAAAYSASKAGVIALTKSAAKETARDGVIVTAVTPAAAETAMAREISAERRADILSRIPMGRFVEVEEVARMVLWLASDECSFSTGGIFDLSGARATY; this is encoded by the coding sequence ATGGATGCCCGCTACAATCTCGCCGGCCGCACGGCCATCGTCACCGGCGGCGGGGGCGGGCTCGGCCGCGGCATCGCAGAGGCGCTGCGGAATGCCGGCGCAGCCGTTGAGCTCTGGGACGCCGATCCGAAGAGGCTGCAGGCGGTGGCTGCCGAACTCGGCGTTGGAGCAAGGCAGGTCGACATCACTGATGCCACCATGGTCGATGCCGCCGCTTCAGCCGCCCTCGTCGCGCATGGTCGCATCGACATTCTCGTCAATAATGCCGGCATCCTCGGCGAGGTGAAGCCGATCTGGGAGACGGACCCGCAGAATTTCGAAGCGGTGCTCCGGGTCAATCTGTTCGGCACCTATCTCGTCAGTCGCGCGCTCATTGGCCGTATGCGGACGCAAGACCCGCGTGCCGGCATCGGTGGCCATCCGCTGCGTGGCCATGTCGTCAACATCGCCTCGATTCAGGGGAAGGAAGGCATGGCGCTGGCCGCCGCCTATTCGGCCTCCAAGGCAGGCGTCATCGCCCTGACCAAGAGCGCGGCCAAGGAGACGGCGCGAGACGGCGTGATCGTCACCGCCGTCACCCCGGCCGCGGCCGAGACAGCGATGGCTCGGGAGATCTCGGCGGAGCGCCGTGCCGACATCCTCTCCCGTATCCCGATGGGCCGCTTCGTCGAGGTGGAGGAGGTCGCGCGGATGGTGCTCTGGCTCGCCTCGGACGAATGCTCCTTTTCGACCGGCGGCATCTTCGACCTGTCGGGTGCCCGAGCGACTTACTGA